The following proteins are co-located in the uncultured Tolumonas sp. genome:
- a CDS encoding amino acid aminotransferase → MFQHVDIYPGDPILSLVDTFKKDPRSHKVNLGIGIYYDEAGLIPVLGSVQKAESEIAQTVTPRPYLPMEGAPVYRKAVQELLWGADHAALKAGRIVTIQTLGGSGALKVGADFLHRYFPESEVWVSDPTWDNHHAIFQGAGVNTHTYPYYDEKTGGVRFADMLETFRTLPLKSIVLLHPCCHNPTGVDLSPQQWEVLLPVIKERELIPFLDIAYQGFGDSIIDDTFAVRMLTEANISFFVSNSFSKNLSLYSERCGGLSVVCPTAEEADRVLGQLKLTVRKIYSSPPSHGAQVVSSVLTQSELRAAWEQEVAEMRERIKAMRQKLYETLTAKVPGKDFSYMIMQRGMFSYTGLTPEQVDRLREEFAVYLVRTGRMCVAGLNTSNVEYVANSMATVLQD, encoded by the coding sequence ATGTTTCAACACGTAGACATCTACCCAGGCGACCCTATTCTTTCGCTGGTAGACACATTCAAAAAAGACCCCCGCTCTCACAAAGTTAATCTCGGCATTGGTATCTATTACGATGAAGCGGGCCTGATCCCTGTTTTAGGTTCTGTACAAAAAGCCGAATCTGAAATAGCGCAAACTGTCACTCCTCGCCCCTACTTACCGATGGAAGGTGCACCTGTTTATCGTAAAGCGGTGCAGGAATTACTTTGGGGCGCCGATCATGCAGCACTGAAAGCGGGTCGCATTGTTACTATTCAAACGCTGGGTGGCTCAGGTGCATTGAAAGTAGGAGCTGATTTCCTGCACCGCTACTTCCCGGAAAGTGAAGTCTGGGTTAGTGACCCAACATGGGATAATCACCACGCTATTTTCCAAGGTGCTGGTGTTAATACACACACCTACCCTTACTATGATGAAAAAACGGGTGGTGTTCGTTTTGCCGATATGCTGGAAACATTCCGTACGCTACCACTGAAAAGCATCGTGTTACTGCACCCTTGCTGTCATAACCCTACTGGTGTTGATCTTTCACCACAACAATGGGAAGTATTGCTGCCTGTTATTAAAGAACGCGAACTGATCCCATTCCTGGATATTGCTTATCAGGGTTTTGGCGACAGCATTATCGACGATACGTTTGCCGTACGCATGTTAACTGAAGCGAATATCAGCTTCTTTGTCAGTAATTCTTTCTCAAAAAATCTGTCGTTGTATAGCGAACGCTGTGGTGGTTTATCCGTCGTTTGCCCTACTGCGGAAGAAGCCGACCGCGTATTAGGCCAATTAAAACTGACCGTACGCAAAATTTACTCCAGCCCACCAAGCCATGGCGCACAAGTTGTCTCTTCTGTACTGACTCAATCTGAGTTACGTGCCGCATGGGAACAGGAAGTCGCTGAAATGCGTGAGCGTATTAAAGCTATGCGCCAGAAACTGTATGAAACCTTAACCGCAAAAGTTCCCGGTAAAGATTTCAGTTACATGATCATGCAGCGCGGTATGTTTAGCTACACCGGTTTAACACCGGAACAGGTTGATCGTCTGCGTGAAGAGTTTGCGGTTTATCTGGTGAGAACCGGTCGTATGTGCGTTGCGGGTCTGAATACCAGCAATGTTGAGTACGTTGCCAATTCAATGGCCACCGTGCTGCAAGATTAG
- a CDS encoding NAD(P)H-dependent oxidoreductase produces the protein MSNVLVIQSSILGPYSQSTKLLDNFAVEWKQKHPADNIVVRDLAGEPLPVLDGEIIAALGGNGELNERQKAAAELSLALIEEVKTANYVAIAVPMYNFGIPVQLKTWIDLICRAGITFSYTETGPQGLLTGKKVLIVTTTGGAHRNTATDLALAHAQTVLSFVGLKDITVAYAEALAMGPEAQERGLADATNAIQAFIAAH, from the coding sequence ATGAGCAATGTTTTAGTAATTCAATCAAGTATTCTTGGCCCTTACTCCCAATCAACCAAATTGCTGGATAATTTTGCTGTTGAATGGAAACAAAAACACCCTGCTGACAACATCGTTGTTCGTGATTTAGCTGGTGAACCATTGCCAGTGCTGGATGGCGAAATCATTGCTGCACTGGGTGGCAATGGTGAACTGAATGAACGTCAAAAAGCGGCAGCAGAGCTGTCTTTAGCACTGATTGAAGAAGTAAAAACGGCAAATTATGTTGCGATTGCAGTACCAATGTATAACTTTGGTATTCCAGTTCAACTGAAAACCTGGATCGACCTGATTTGTCGTGCTGGCATCACCTTCTCTTACACTGAAACCGGCCCGCAAGGTCTGTTGACTGGCAAGAAAGTGCTGATCGTAACCACCACTGGTGGTGCTCATCGTAATACCGCGACTGATCTGGCTCTGGCTCACGCACAAACTGTATTGAGCTTCGTGGGTCTGAAAGACATCACTGTTGCTTATGCAGAAGCGTTGGCGATGGGTCCTGAAGCTCAGGAACGTGGTCTGGCTGATGCAACTAATGCCATTCAAGCGTTTATTGCCGCACATTAA
- a CDS encoding DNA-binding transcriptional regulator YciT has translation MHPRHSVILELVNSSGRISVVDLSTQLGVSEVTIRQDLTQLENQGFLKRVHGAATVLDSEDPEHRLWANSKVKQDIAAYAYSLIKRDDCVLIEGGSVNVMLAKLLAERADITIITSSSYIAHQLRASKAEIILLGGQYQTSSESLVGPLTRLCIEHVHFSKAFIGVDGFDTQTGFTNRNMMRADIANAILNKRQEVFVLTDSSKFGRIHPAAIGPTSMIKHVITDKNAPDSSLKWLTQQGVQVHLI, from the coding sequence ATGCATCCAAGACATTCTGTGATTTTAGAGCTGGTTAACAGCTCAGGGCGGATCAGTGTGGTTGATTTATCCACACAGCTAGGCGTTTCTGAAGTGACGATCCGACAAGATCTGACACAACTGGAAAATCAGGGTTTTTTGAAACGGGTTCATGGCGCAGCGACCGTGCTCGACAGCGAAGATCCCGAACATCGCTTGTGGGCAAACAGTAAAGTAAAACAAGACATCGCCGCGTATGCCTATTCCCTCATTAAGCGTGATGATTGTGTATTAATTGAAGGTGGCAGCGTCAACGTCATGCTGGCTAAGTTGTTAGCTGAACGCGCCGATATCACGATTATCACATCAAGCTCTTATATCGCGCATCAGCTACGCGCCAGCAAAGCAGAAATCATTTTGTTAGGTGGTCAATATCAGACCAGCAGTGAAAGTCTGGTTGGCCCGCTGACCCGTTTATGTATTGAGCACGTGCATTTCAGTAAGGCGTTTATTGGCGTTGATGGCTTTGATACTCAGACTGGGTTTACAAACCGGAACATGATGCGGGCTGATATTGCTAATGCCATTTTGAATAAACGGCAGGAAGTGTTTGTACTGACGGATTCCAGTAAATTTGGTCGTATTCATCCGGCAGCTATTGGCCCAACATCCATGATCAAACATGTGATCACAGATAAAAATGCACCGGACAGCTCATTAAAGTGGCTGACACAACAAGGTGTGCAAGTTCACCTGATTTAA
- the udk gene encoding uridine kinase: protein MSDKQPECVIIGIAGASASGKSLIARTIYNELTAELGEDQIGVITEDCYYKDQSHLPMSERVKTNYDHPNAFDHALLAEHLKQLIAGKAVDIPTYSYSEHTRTEQTLHFTPKRIIIVEGILLLNDSTLRKLLNVSIFMDTPLDICLVRRLARDVQERGRTMDSVLEQYQKTVRPMFLQFIEPSKQYADIIIPRGGRNRIAIEMLKSRIRHLLLS from the coding sequence ATGTCTGATAAGCAACCCGAGTGCGTAATCATAGGTATTGCTGGTGCATCTGCGTCAGGTAAGAGTTTGATCGCCAGAACTATCTACAATGAACTGACGGCTGAGTTGGGTGAAGATCAGATTGGTGTTATCACGGAAGATTGCTATTACAAGGATCAAAGTCATCTGCCGATGTCTGAGCGGGTGAAGACAAACTATGATCACCCGAATGCCTTCGATCATGCGCTGTTAGCTGAACATCTGAAACAATTGATAGCAGGGAAGGCGGTTGATATTCCAACCTACTCCTATTCAGAGCATACCCGCACAGAACAAACGTTACATTTCACCCCGAAGCGGATCATCATTGTGGAAGGGATTTTACTGCTTAACGATTCCACACTGCGTAAATTGCTGAACGTCAGTATTTTTATGGATACGCCATTGGATATTTGCTTAGTTCGCCGTCTGGCACGAGACGTTCAGGAGCGTGGCAGAACCATGGATTCCGTGCTGGAACAGTATCAAAAAACCGTACGCCCGATGTTTTTGCAATTTATCGAGCCATCGAAGCAATACGCCGATATTATTATTCCCCGAGGCGGTCGTAACCGTATCGCGATTGAAATGTTGAAATCGCGGATCCGTCATTTACTGCTGAGCTGA
- a CDS encoding site-specific integrase, with the protein MQDKPPVIPLFDSIQYLDEGNATVNQHLASITINRVNDAALVYEYAVDWLSEQRFNENNYKTYRSELTTFLHWCFDVEGISLAEINRRMMNRYVDYCLDPPAELIAYRNVAQFVAIKEWGERAPNPHWRPFLGKKENNQVLPYRLSDKALKTKIAILSAFYGYLINEEYTERNPAMMWMRHSRFASQPLRIQGLDDEENIKSFSELQWSYVMSAAEKLANEQPEQHERTLFLVSLMYSCYLRISEVAARPGFSPVMGQFRRDNHTGVWGFFIPVSKGGKRRTVAVSNQLITALQRYRAYLGLSALPAPNESIPLFMRHKAAGRGRDVGLRNANLGIRQIRDEINHLIQTAADLALEDGFEQDAQEMRQMTPHSIRHTGITHDINLNGRPLSHVQADAGHDSIDTTSQYLHVSKTERHETAARKQINRLSGIE; encoded by the coding sequence ATGCAAGATAAACCGCCCGTTATTCCGTTGTTTGACTCGATTCAATATCTTGACGAAGGTAATGCCACTGTAAATCAGCATCTGGCTTCAATAACAATTAATCGGGTCAATGATGCCGCCTTAGTTTATGAATATGCCGTTGATTGGCTTTCTGAGCAGCGTTTTAATGAAAACAATTACAAAACTTATCGCAGCGAATTAACCACATTTTTGCATTGGTGTTTTGATGTGGAAGGCATTTCTTTGGCAGAAATTAACCGTCGGATGATGAACCGTTATGTTGATTATTGCCTTGATCCGCCCGCAGAGCTGATTGCATATCGTAATGTTGCGCAATTTGTCGCCATTAAAGAGTGGGGTGAGCGAGCGCCGAATCCGCACTGGCGTCCTTTTTTGGGCAAAAAAGAGAATAATCAGGTATTACCATATCGGCTCAGTGATAAGGCGTTAAAGACAAAAATAGCCATATTATCTGCATTTTACGGTTATTTAATTAACGAAGAGTATACCGAACGTAACCCCGCCATGATGTGGATGCGGCATAGCCGATTTGCATCACAACCGCTGAGAATTCAGGGGTTAGATGATGAAGAAAACATCAAATCATTCAGCGAATTACAGTGGTCTTACGTCATGTCTGCAGCTGAAAAACTGGCAAATGAGCAGCCAGAACAACATGAACGAACCCTGTTCTTAGTCAGCTTAATGTATAGCTGTTATCTGCGTATTTCAGAAGTGGCGGCAAGGCCTGGTTTTTCACCCGTTATGGGGCAATTTCGGCGTGATAACCATACCGGTGTCTGGGGATTTTTTATTCCCGTTAGCAAAGGTGGAAAACGCAGAACCGTTGCCGTTTCAAATCAGTTAATTACTGCGTTACAACGTTATCGAGCCTATTTGGGCTTATCAGCATTGCCAGCACCGAACGAAAGCATTCCTTTATTTATGCGTCATAAAGCGGCTGGCCGTGGTCGTGATGTCGGGTTGCGGAATGCTAATCTTGGGATCCGTCAGATCCGTGATGAAATCAATCATCTGATCCAGACTGCAGCAGATCTGGCGTTGGAAGATGGTTTTGAACAAGATGCTCAGGAAATGCGGCAAATGACGCCGCACAGTATTCGTCATACTGGCATTACGCATGACATCAATTTAAATGGCCGACCGTTATCGCATGTACAAGCAGATGCCGGACATGACAGCATTGACACAACATCACAATATTTACATGTCAGTAAAACAGAACGGCATGAAACTGCAGCCAGAAAACAAATTAACCGTTTGAGCGGTATTGAGTGA
- a CDS encoding energy-coupling factor ABC transporter ATP-binding protein, which translates to MATPPLLNMQQLSVEHATGHKVLDLDSLTIQPGELIALLGHNGAGKSTLLQTINLLQPFSGMFYLFGHDVKKSDSTQLRRRCALVFQDNLLLNMSVYDNLACTLRFHDTPRQNIPGRIKQVLQDFGCEHLAQRYATELSGGEAQRVCLARAVIGEPELLLLDEPSSSLDVSTRREVIEKIRLYASAHGITTLLVSHLFTDVLNFAQRALILSNGQIIQDDAPEVVMRRPVDEQVARLVAMDNILPCHYITNNQISLPGNIEVSLLHTPISPISHCCLPGDAIFHYNSRAALPSTGLICFEAIVERIYPGIGSQRLTLNVNGSPYHARVPRSALDTTDLLHTCQRFAFHRDELHVI; encoded by the coding sequence ATGGCAACCCCTCCTCTATTAAACATGCAGCAGCTCAGTGTTGAACATGCCACTGGGCACAAAGTGTTGGATCTCGACTCACTCACCATTCAGCCCGGAGAGCTTATCGCATTATTGGGGCATAACGGAGCTGGGAAGAGCACGCTACTGCAAACCATCAATCTTTTACAACCATTCTCCGGTATGTTTTATCTATTTGGTCATGACGTAAAAAAGAGCGACTCAACACAACTACGACGTCGTTGTGCGTTGGTGTTTCAAGATAATTTGCTGCTCAATATGAGTGTTTATGACAATTTGGCCTGCACATTACGTTTTCACGATACACCACGTCAAAATATTCCTGGCCGGATAAAACAAGTGCTGCAAGATTTCGGTTGTGAGCACTTAGCCCAACGATATGCTACCGAACTGTCTGGCGGGGAAGCACAACGTGTCTGCCTGGCGCGAGCGGTGATTGGTGAACCAGAGTTGTTATTGTTGGATGAACCCTCGTCATCATTGGATGTATCGACCCGACGCGAGGTTATTGAAAAAATCAGACTCTATGCCAGCGCTCACGGCATAACCACGTTACTGGTAAGTCATTTATTCACAGATGTTCTCAATTTTGCGCAACGGGCTTTGATCTTATCAAATGGTCAGATTATTCAAGATGATGCACCAGAGGTGGTGATGCGACGCCCTGTTGATGAACAAGTGGCCAGACTGGTAGCTATGGATAACATCTTACCCTGCCACTACATCACCAATAATCAGATCAGCTTGCCGGGAAATATTGAGGTATCTCTATTACACACACCTATTTCGCCAATTTCACACTGCTGTTTACCTGGGGATGCAATTTTTCATTACAACTCAAGAGCGGCGTTGCCATCGACAGGGTTGATCTGTTTTGAAGCCATAGTTGAACGGATCTATCCCGGGATTGGCAGTCAGCGACTAACGCTAAATGTGAATGGCAGTCCTTACCATGCACGAGTACCTCGATCGGCACTTGATACCACCGACTTATTGCATACCTGCCAGCGTTTTGCATTCCATCGCGATGAGTTGCATGTGATCTAA
- a CDS encoding substrate-binding domain-containing protein: MKSLIKKGILLSAVLSGTLPLPLWAGNEKKEVIIALTTSIEDSGLLDVILPPFEKQSGYTVKKLSIGTGQALALAEKGEVDALLVCAPKAEQAVESKGDVINRKLIMHNQYEIVGPANDPAKISKLDSLSALKKINETQKLFVSRGDNSGTHKMELSLWKLAGVQPAGDWYKEIGAGMADALRISDEKNAYTLTDSGTFTFLKKSLSLEVQVSGEDRLLNLFHAMQTNPAKFNKVNAAGGKAFIDFLLSKQGQKLIAEHGIKQFGKPLFIVDGGKSEKDYGF; this comes from the coding sequence ATGAAAAGTCTTATCAAAAAAGGGATTTTACTCTCCGCTGTTCTCTCTGGCACTCTTCCCCTGCCCTTGTGGGCCGGAAATGAGAAAAAAGAAGTCATTATTGCGCTGACAACCAGCATTGAAGACAGTGGATTGCTGGATGTTATTTTGCCCCCGTTTGAAAAACAAAGTGGTTACACTGTAAAAAAACTCTCGATTGGTACCGGGCAAGCTTTAGCGTTAGCAGAAAAAGGCGAAGTGGATGCCTTGCTGGTTTGTGCGCCGAAAGCAGAACAAGCGGTCGAAAGTAAAGGCGATGTCATTAACCGTAAGCTGATAATGCATAACCAATACGAAATTGTTGGCCCCGCTAATGATCCTGCAAAAATCAGCAAACTGGACTCTCTTTCTGCACTGAAAAAAATCAATGAAACGCAAAAACTGTTTGTTTCCCGTGGCGATAATTCTGGCACCCACAAAATGGAATTAAGCTTGTGGAAATTAGCGGGAGTTCAACCTGCTGGTGATTGGTATAAAGAGATTGGCGCAGGGATGGCAGATGCATTACGGATCAGTGATGAAAAGAACGCGTATACCCTGACTGATAGCGGCACATTCACCTTTTTGAAAAAATCATTGTCGTTGGAAGTTCAGGTATCTGGTGAAGATCGTCTGTTAAATCTATTCCATGCGATGCAAACCAACCCTGCAAAATTTAACAAAGTGAATGCTGCTGGCGGAAAGGCATTCATTGATTTCTTGTTATCGAAACAAGGGCAAAAATTGATTGCGGAACATGGCATTAAACAATTCGGAAAGCCGTTATTTATTGTTGATGGCGGCAAGTCAGAAAAAGACTACGGATTCTAA
- a CDS encoding ABC transporter permease encodes MPDLFSVVHQLADTDVLDITGLTLQVSFTATFISIVVGVPAGVWMALNAFRGKTLLCALLNFGMGLPPVVVGLMVSLLLWRYGPLGELGWMYTPKAMIIVQAIVAIPIVASLSFSAICSLNSKLYLQLLSLGASQWQAQWLLVREARIGLMAAVIAGFGRVVSEVGASMMVGGNIRGQTRVLATATVMEVGKGNYDIALAIGVILLLVTFIIVWLMTYLQHQNTKVSTHER; translated from the coding sequence ATGCCTGATCTTTTTAGTGTTGTTCACCAGCTTGCTGATACTGATGTATTAGATATTACCGGCCTGACGCTGCAAGTTTCATTCACCGCTACTTTTATCAGCATTGTGGTTGGTGTTCCTGCTGGAGTATGGATGGCATTAAACGCATTCCGTGGAAAAACACTATTGTGTGCACTACTGAATTTTGGCATGGGGCTTCCACCTGTTGTAGTTGGTTTGATGGTGAGCTTACTGCTATGGCGTTATGGCCCTTTGGGGGAATTAGGCTGGATGTACACTCCCAAAGCGATGATTATTGTACAAGCCATTGTGGCCATTCCAATTGTTGCTAGCCTGAGCTTTTCCGCGATTTGTAGCTTAAATTCGAAATTATATTTGCAGCTGCTTTCATTAGGCGCAAGTCAATGGCAGGCCCAATGGTTATTAGTGCGTGAAGCTCGCATTGGGCTGATGGCTGCCGTGATCGCTGGTTTTGGGCGTGTGGTTTCAGAAGTAGGTGCATCCATGATGGTTGGCGGAAATATCCGCGGTCAAACTCGGGTTCTGGCTACCGCAACCGTGATGGAAGTAGGCAAAGGTAACTACGATATTGCTTTAGCAATAGGCGTTATTTTACTGCTGGTGACATTTATCATCGTTTGGCTAATGACTTATTTACAACATCAAAACACGAAAGTTAGCACGCATGAACGTTAA
- a CDS encoding HD domain-containing protein, with amino-acid sequence MTPTVNSAFRSAIEAYISQHALPADKYSHQPRLYALALTLAQTAQLSFDDDILHAAVWLHDLGVFEGHRPVNPTLLASWDNVAYACRVIPELLQQWNFPAEKIPAVINAIEQHAAHCKPATPEAMLLHDADLLEQLGAVGIMRTLCKVGRDTRYATHGSAVKVLEKALELPAFLLLPAAQSLAEQRIKLLHHFLSSLADETFNVDF; translated from the coding sequence ATGACCCCCACTGTAAATTCTGCTTTTCGTTCCGCTATTGAAGCTTACATTTCTCAACATGCTCTTCCCGCTGATAAATACAGCCATCAGCCTCGTCTCTATGCACTCGCTTTAACTCTGGCACAAACCGCACAGCTTTCATTTGATGATGATATTTTGCATGCTGCTGTTTGGTTACATGATTTAGGTGTGTTTGAAGGCCACAGACCGGTAAATCCAACGCTATTAGCAAGCTGGGATAATGTGGCGTATGCCTGCCGGGTAATTCCGGAGTTATTGCAGCAGTGGAACTTTCCGGCTGAAAAAATTCCCGCGGTAATTAATGCCATTGAACAACATGCTGCGCATTGTAAGCCGGCCACACCAGAAGCCATGCTGTTACATGACGCTGATTTACTGGAGCAATTAGGTGCTGTAGGCATCATGCGTACGTTGTGTAAAGTCGGGCGTGATACCCGCTATGCCACTCACGGCTCTGCTGTAAAAGTGTTGGAAAAGGCATTGGAATTGCCCGCATTTCTGTTGTTACCCGCTGCACAATCACTGGCTGAACAGCGAATTAAGCTGCTGCATCACTTTTTGTCGTCACTTGCAGATGAAACATTTAATGTCGATTTTTGA
- the dcd gene encoding dCTP deaminase: MRLCDRDIEQHLEEGKIVIEPRPDSSRISGVSVDVLLGNEFRVFQAHTAPYIDLSGPKEEVSAAIDRVMSDEIYINDSDVFILHPGELALAVTHESVTLPDNIVGWLDGRSSLARLGLMVHVTAHRIDPGWSGRIVLEFYNGGRLPLALRPGMVIGALNFETMSGSAARPYNKRTNAKYKTQQGAVASRIDQD, from the coding sequence ATGCGTCTTTGTGATCGCGACATAGAACAGCACCTTGAAGAAGGTAAAATCGTGATTGAGCCGCGTCCTGACAGTTCACGGATCAGTGGTGTCAGTGTTGATGTGTTGCTCGGTAATGAGTTCCGGGTTTTTCAGGCTCATACCGCACCGTATATCGATTTGAGTGGCCCGAAAGAAGAAGTTTCTGCCGCTATTGATCGTGTAATGAGTGATGAAATTTACATTAACGATAGTGATGTCTTTATCCTTCACCCCGGTGAATTAGCACTGGCGGTGACGCATGAATCAGTCACATTGCCGGACAATATTGTCGGTTGGTTAGACGGTCGTTCTTCTTTAGCCCGACTGGGGTTGATGGTGCATGTGACCGCGCACCGTATCGATCCGGGTTGGTCTGGCCGCATTGTGCTCGAGTTTTATAACGGTGGTCGTCTGCCGTTAGCATTGCGCCCAGGCATGGTGATTGGGGCTTTGAACTTCGAGACGATGTCAGGCTCTGCTGCTCGCCCGTATAACAAACGCACGAATGCGAAATATAAAACGCAGCAAGGTGCGGTTGCCAGCCGTATCGACCAAGATTAA
- a CDS encoding sigma 54-interacting transcriptional regulator, with protein sequence MQEHTAQSNIAIEHPKSEAHRQHKAQECKSRKVHSHHAVGHIISHSPAMKQMLEMINQIAPTRSAVLLRGEPGTGKDVIARTIHAQSQNKQGPFIKVCCEHISDEQLMLDLFGCEADFLPGITQSRQGRVSQALGGTLFLSEIGHFSLAMQSRLLRILQEQKYEPLGSNHVESSNIRIICASEKNLETLVLQERFLPELYYRIHVASIALPSLRERTEDLPDLVDYFFERYNKANGKNISITQSAMEHLYACDWPGNVRDLENCLEHAALLSKSDVIQQLPCATGQCIRRRLNQTIQQKETLNAPINGLLTVGPALGESTQVEYRIGGAPAAYKETDRSRLVMALEKCGWVKAKAARHLGITPRQLGYALQKLQIEVKKY encoded by the coding sequence ATGCAAGAACACACAGCACAATCAAACATCGCTATAGAGCACCCCAAATCAGAAGCGCACAGACAACACAAAGCGCAGGAATGTAAATCGCGGAAAGTGCATTCGCATCATGCGGTTGGACATATTATTTCGCATTCACCTGCAATGAAGCAGATGCTTGAAATGATAAATCAAATAGCACCAACTCGTTCAGCTGTTCTGCTGCGAGGAGAACCTGGTACGGGAAAAGACGTGATTGCTCGAACCATCCATGCTCAATCACAGAATAAACAAGGCCCGTTCATCAAAGTTTGCTGTGAACATATCTCTGATGAACAACTCATGCTCGATCTCTTCGGTTGTGAAGCAGACTTCTTACCTGGAATCACACAAAGTCGACAAGGTCGCGTATCGCAAGCATTAGGCGGCACATTATTTTTAAGTGAAATTGGACATTTTTCACTGGCGATGCAAAGTCGGTTGCTGCGGATTTTACAAGAGCAAAAGTACGAGCCGCTGGGTAGCAATCATGTTGAATCAAGTAACATAAGAATTATTTGTGCATCAGAAAAAAACCTGGAAACCTTAGTGTTACAAGAACGTTTTTTACCTGAACTCTATTATCGCATTCATGTTGCCTCAATCGCTTTACCATCGCTGCGAGAAAGAACAGAAGATCTTCCTGATTTAGTCGATTATTTTTTTGAACGTTACAATAAAGCAAATGGCAAAAATATCTCGATTACACAAAGCGCCATGGAACACCTTTATGCCTGTGATTGGCCGGGTAATGTCCGTGATCTCGAAAATTGTTTGGAACATGCAGCATTGTTATCGAAATCAGATGTTATACAACAACTGCCTTGTGCAACTGGTCAATGTATCCGCCGTCGTTTGAACCAAACTATTCAGCAAAAAGAAACTCTCAATGCGCCGATTAATGGTTTGCTTACAGTTGGACCGGCGCTTGGTGAATCAACTCAAGTTGAATATCGTATTGGAGGCGCACCGGCTGCCTATAAAGAAACAGATCGTAGTCGTTTAGTGATGGCATTAGAAAAATGTGGCTGGGTAAAAGCAAAAGCCGCACGCCATTTGGGTATAACCCCCAGACAGCTCGGTTATGCATTACAGAAATTACAGATCGAAGTGAAGAAATATTGA
- the apbC gene encoding iron-sulfur cluster carrier protein ApbC, translated as MIETVRQLLSEFKPAAWEKDLLSSGFVKKIELVDRKLHIHIQLPFAGLSWGEEIQTLLDERIRQVADISRIDWQTDIMVESIARQNTVPAIPGVRNLIAISSGKGGVGKSTTAVNLALALHQEGARVGLLDADIYGPSIPLLLGKPNAHPEIIDEKYMRPVKAHSVLCNSIGFLVPENEAAVWRGPMASKALSQILYDTRWGDLDYLIADLPPGTGDIQLTIAQQVPTTAAVVITTPQDLALIDARKGISMFEKVNIPVLGVIENMSYHVCSKCGHKEMIFGEGGGIKMAQQQGVQLLGQVPLHIHIREQSDDGVPIVVAEPHGKLAVNYQKIARKIAASLYFSGKTEPSTIFAVNR; from the coding sequence GTGATTGAAACTGTACGCCAGCTGCTAAGTGAATTTAAACCGGCAGCCTGGGAGAAGGATTTATTGTCATCCGGTTTTGTAAAAAAAATCGAACTTGTTGATCGCAAACTGCATATACATATCCAGTTACCGTTTGCTGGTTTATCGTGGGGGGAAGAGATCCAAACACTGCTGGATGAGCGCATTCGTCAGGTTGCGGATATCAGCCGCATCGATTGGCAAACCGATATCATGGTCGAAAGTATCGCGCGCCAAAATACCGTACCGGCCATTCCTGGAGTGCGTAATTTGATTGCCATTAGTTCTGGTAAAGGCGGGGTAGGCAAATCAACGACCGCGGTTAATCTGGCATTAGCATTACATCAGGAAGGTGCACGGGTCGGCTTATTAGATGCAGACATCTATGGCCCATCGATCCCATTATTGCTGGGCAAGCCCAATGCGCACCCGGAAATTATTGATGAAAAATACATGCGTCCGGTTAAAGCGCATTCCGTGCTATGTAACAGTATCGGCTTTTTAGTGCCGGAAAATGAAGCCGCGGTCTGGCGTGGCCCGATGGCAAGTAAAGCATTGTCTCAGATTTTGTATGATACCCGTTGGGGTGATCTGGATTATCTGATTGCCGATCTACCGCCGGGAACCGGCGATATTCAGCTCACGATTGCGCAACAAGTGCCAACAACCGCCGCAGTGGTGATCACCACACCGCAGGATCTGGCATTAATTGATGCCCGCAAAGGGATATCCATGTTTGAAAAAGTGAATATTCCAGTGCTGGGTGTGATTGAAAATATGAGTTACCACGTCTGCAGTAAATGCGGGCACAAAGAGATGATTTTCGGTGAGGGTGGCGGCATTAAAATGGCACAGCAACAAGGCGTTCAGTTGCTGGGACAAGTGCCATTACACATCCATATTCGTGAACAAAGCGATGATGGTGTCCCAATTGTCGTTGCAGAACCACACGGTAAACTGGCCGTTAATTATCAGAAGATCGCCAGAAAAATCGCGGCTTCGCTTTATTTTTCAGGAAAAACCGAGCCAAGCACGATTTTTGCTGTTAATCGCTAG